A region from the Alnus glutinosa chromosome 5, dhAlnGlut1.1, whole genome shotgun sequence genome encodes:
- the LOC133869805 gene encoding uncharacterized protein LOC133869805, translating to MRLNQKFRDRAMTMAIATPVFIFASIFVAWALASRARKKKTKIQRFPTRSTSIGALHGGKLALHRLADYHEAQENAAALHTAETELKNLLEQEQPDFEQLQRTVAKLEMSGKEDDAVEMLEKAVKAHEVKKQEAYEIEMLLVEMLIYKGDFEKASNCECLKHEEISDARRPLYKGIIHLMLGHPKEQAKTCWKDFKNFQEHFQWPPNLKDSQVDNDITNFKKFENVVKLLKDDIHKAHAKKTQK from the exons ATGCGCCTCAATCAGAAGTTTAGAGATAGAGCAATGACTATGGCAATCGCAACACCCGTTTTCATATTTGCGAGCATTTTTGTTGCATGGGCTTTAGCGAGTCGTGCtaggaagaaaaaaactaaGATTCAACGTTTTCCTACGAGGTCTACGTCCATCGGAGCTCTCCACGGAGGAAAACTCGCCTTGCACAGATTGGCTGATTATCATGAAGCGCAAGAGAATGCAGCAGCACTGCACACAGCTGAGACAGAGTTAAAGAATCTACTTGAGCAGGAGCAGCCTGACTTTGAGCAGCTCCAG CGAACGGTGGCAAAGCTGGAAATGAGCGGGAAAGAAGATGATGCCGTGGAAATGTTAGAAAAAGCAGTGAAGGCACATGAGGTGAAGAAACAAGAAGCCTATGAGATCGAAATGTTGCTCGTGGAGATGCTCATCTACAAG GGAGATTTTGAAAAGGCTTCTAACTGCGAGTGCTTGAAACATGAAGAAATTTCTGATGCTCGACGTCCACTCTATAAG GGTATCATTCACCTCATGTTAGGTCACCCCAAGGAACAAGCCAAAACATGTTGGAAAGATTTTAAGAATTTTCAAGAACACTTTCAATGGCCACCTAATTTGAAAGATAGCCAAGTCGACAACGACATTACCAATTTCAAGAAGTTTGAGAACGTAGTGAAGTTACTCAAAGATGATATCCACAAGGCGCAtgcaaagaaaacacaaaagtaA
- the LOC133869893 gene encoding uncharacterized protein LOC133869893, translating into MESALCLHYGPLPSLAQRIPSTVSTTRATRPYFTFSHSSLMLSNASTSQLKGHDSRPIIKQKAPSVRASAFPMGGKAALQSFLDMSAYLASSNIDFQKGSTFILIPSRPSVEDVAVLKMKAMQLLRSRKGTEAEELLQQAIQNCEDDPEPAYNLSIALAEVLIFQAKYEEAHKCLKDQLHPSDARFHLYKAIVYTMLDNNEEAKNWWEKFITIIEGGLDIPIDIE; encoded by the exons ATGGAATCTGCACTTTGCCTCCACTATGGCCCCTTGCCCTCTCTGGCCCAACGCATCCCTTCCACAGTGAGCACTACAAGGGCCACCAGGCCCTATTTCACCTTTAGCCATTCTTCTCTTATGCTTTCTAATGCTTCCACAAGCCAGCTGAAGGGGCATGACTCCAGACCCATAATTAAGCAGAAAGCTCCATCTGTTAGGGCATCAGCATTCCCCATGGGCGGGAAGGCTGCGCTTCAGTCATTTTTGGATATGAGTGCCTACCTAGCCTCCAGTAATATAGACTTCCAAAAGGGGAGCACTTTCATCCTCATCCCTTCAAGGCCTTCGGTAGAAGATGTTGCTGTTCTAAAG ATGAAGGCAATGCAGCTATTGAGATCAAGGAAGGGTACTGAGGCAGAGGAACTACTACAACAAGCAATTCAGAATTGTGAAGATGATCCTGAGCCTGCATACAATTTGTCCATAGCATTAGCAGAAGttctcatatttcag GCAAAATACGAAGAAGCTCATAAGTGTCTCAAGGACCAACTTCACCCTTCCGATGCTCGATTTCATCTTTATAAG GCTATTGTATATACTATGTTGGATAACAACGAGGAAGCAAAGAATTGGTGGGAAAAGTTTATAACTATCATTGAAGGAGGATTGGACATACCTATAGATATAGAGTGA